In the Urocitellus parryii isolate mUroPar1 chromosome 10, mUroPar1.hap1, whole genome shotgun sequence genome, one interval contains:
- the Tmem184c gene encoding transmembrane protein 184C isoform X2, with the protein MRVNKTTTEQGSVLRSPLSFFSSLRGSGLCENMPCTCTWRNWRQWIRPLAVVIYLVSIVVAVPLCVWELQKLEVGIHTKAWFIAGIFLLLTIPISLWVILQHLVHYTQPELQKPIIRVLLFRCKLGVLQYTVVRPFTTIVALICELLGIYDEGNFSFSNAWTYLVIINNMSQLFAMYCLLLFYKVLKEELSPIQPVGKFLCVKLVVFVSFWQAVVIALLVKVGVISEKHTWEWQTVEAVATGLQDFIICIEMFLAAIAHHYTFSYKPYVQEAEEGSCFDSFLAMWDVSDIRDDISEQVRHVGRTVRGHPRKKFFPEDQDQNEHTSLLSSSSQDAISVASSMPPSPMGHYQGFGHTVTPQTTPTTAKINEEILKDATEEKKEALDKSVHS; encoded by the exons ATGCGAGTTAACAAAACAACCACAGAACAGGGCTCCGTATTAAGATCTCCTTTGAGCTTTTTTTCCTCGCTACGCGGATCTGGTTTATGCGAAAACATGCCTTGCACGTGTACCTGGAGGAACTGGAGACAGTGGATTCGACCTTTAGCTGTGGTCATCTACCTGGTGTCCATAGTCGTTGCGGTTCCCCTATGCGTGTGGGAATTACAGAAACTGGAG GTTGGAATACACACCAAGGCTTGGTTTATTGCTGGAATCTTTTTGCTGTTGACCATACCTATATCGCTGTGGGTGATACTGCAACACCTAGTGCATTATACACAACCTGAACTACAAAAACCAATAATAAG agtatTGCTATTTAGGTGCAAACTGGGTGTACTGCAGTACACAGTTGTCAGACCATTCACCACCATCGTTGCTTT aaTCTGTGAGCTGCTTGGTATATATGATGAAGGAAACTTCAGCTTTTCAAATGCATGGACTTATTTGGTTATAATAAATAACATGTCACAATTG TTTGCCATGTATTGTCTCCTGCTGTTTTATAAAGTACTAAAGGAAGAACTGAGTCCTATCCAACCTGTTGGCAAATTTCTTTGTGTAAAGCtggtggtttttgtttctttttg GCAAGCAGTAGTTATTGCTTTGTTGGTAAAAGTTGGCGTTATTTCTGAAAAACATACATGGGAATGGCAAACTGTAGAAGCCGTGGCCACAGGACTCCAG GACTTTATTATCTGTATTGAGATGTTCCTTGCTGCTATTGCTCATCACTACACATTCTCATATAAACCATATGTCCAAGAAGCAGAAGAGGGCTCATGCTTTGATTCCTTTCTGGCCATGTGGGATGTTTCAGATATCAGAGATGACATTTCTGAACAAGTGAGACATGTTG GACGGACAGTCAGGGGACATCCTAGGAAAAAATTTTTTCCTGAGGATCAAGATCAAAATGAACACACAAgcttgttatcatcatcatcacaagaTGCAATTTCTGTTGCCTCTTCTATGCCACCTTCACCCATGGGTCACTACCAAGGGTTTGGACACACTGTGACTCCACAGACTACACCTACTACAGCTAAGATAAATGAGGAAATACTTAAAGATgctacagaagagaaaaaagaggctTTAGATAAATCCGTGCACTCCTGA
- the Tmem184c gene encoding transmembrane protein 184C isoform X1 — MRVNKTTTEQGSVLRSPLSFFSSLRGSGLCENMPCTCTWRNWRQWIRPLAVVIYLVSIVVAVPLCVWELQKLEVGIHTKAWFIAGIFLLLTIPISLWVILQHLVHYTQPELQKPIIRILWMVPIYSLDSWIALKYPSIAIYVDTCRECYEAYVIYNFMGFLTNYLTNRYPNLVLILEAKDQQKHFPPLCCCPPWPMGEVLLFRCKLGVLQYTVVRPFTTIVALICELLGIYDEGNFSFSNAWTYLVIINNMSQLFAMYCLLLFYKVLKEELSPIQPVGKFLCVKLVVFVSFWQAVVIALLVKVGVISEKHTWEWQTVEAVATGLQDFIICIEMFLAAIAHHYTFSYKPYVQEAEEGSCFDSFLAMWDVSDIRDDISEQVRHVGRTVRGHPRKKFFPEDQDQNEHTSLLSSSSQDAISVASSMPPSPMGHYQGFGHTVTPQTTPTTAKINEEILKDATEEKKEALDKSVHS, encoded by the exons ATGCGAGTTAACAAAACAACCACAGAACAGGGCTCCGTATTAAGATCTCCTTTGAGCTTTTTTTCCTCGCTACGCGGATCTGGTTTATGCGAAAACATGCCTTGCACGTGTACCTGGAGGAACTGGAGACAGTGGATTCGACCTTTAGCTGTGGTCATCTACCTGGTGTCCATAGTCGTTGCGGTTCCCCTATGCGTGTGGGAATTACAGAAACTGGAG GTTGGAATACACACCAAGGCTTGGTTTATTGCTGGAATCTTTTTGCTGTTGACCATACCTATATCGCTGTGGGTGATACTGCAACACCTAGTGCATTATACACAACCTGAACTACAAAAACCAATAATAAG GATTCTTTGGATGGTACCCATATACAGTTTAGATAGT TGGATAGCTTTAAAATATCCCAGCATTGCAATATATGTGGATACCTGCAGAGAATGCTATGAAGCTTATGTCATTTACAACTTTATGGGATTCCTTACTAATTATTTAACTAACCGATATCCAAATCTGGTATTAATCCTTGAAGCCAAAGATCAGCAGAAACATTTTCCACCTTTATGTTGCTGTCCACCATGGCCTATGGGAGA agtatTGCTATTTAGGTGCAAACTGGGTGTACTGCAGTACACAGTTGTCAGACCATTCACCACCATCGTTGCTTT aaTCTGTGAGCTGCTTGGTATATATGATGAAGGAAACTTCAGCTTTTCAAATGCATGGACTTATTTGGTTATAATAAATAACATGTCACAATTG TTTGCCATGTATTGTCTCCTGCTGTTTTATAAAGTACTAAAGGAAGAACTGAGTCCTATCCAACCTGTTGGCAAATTTCTTTGTGTAAAGCtggtggtttttgtttctttttg GCAAGCAGTAGTTATTGCTTTGTTGGTAAAAGTTGGCGTTATTTCTGAAAAACATACATGGGAATGGCAAACTGTAGAAGCCGTGGCCACAGGACTCCAG GACTTTATTATCTGTATTGAGATGTTCCTTGCTGCTATTGCTCATCACTACACATTCTCATATAAACCATATGTCCAAGAAGCAGAAGAGGGCTCATGCTTTGATTCCTTTCTGGCCATGTGGGATGTTTCAGATATCAGAGATGACATTTCTGAACAAGTGAGACATGTTG GACGGACAGTCAGGGGACATCCTAGGAAAAAATTTTTTCCTGAGGATCAAGATCAAAATGAACACACAAgcttgttatcatcatcatcacaagaTGCAATTTCTGTTGCCTCTTCTATGCCACCTTCACCCATGGGTCACTACCAAGGGTTTGGACACACTGTGACTCCACAGACTACACCTACTACAGCTAAGATAAATGAGGAAATACTTAAAGATgctacagaagagaaaaaagaggctTTAGATAAATCCGTGCACTCCTGA